TTTCGCGGCCTTTTTCATGTGGCGGAGCTCAGCCCCGCCGGGGCGTCGTGCTCAGCTTTTGGCGGTGGCGTGACCGCTCGTTTCTTCGCTAGGGCGTGACCGCTTACTTCTTCGCGATGGCGTGACCGCTTACTTCTTTGCAATGGCGTGACCGCCAAAGGCATTGCGCATCAGCTGCAGCAGCTTCATGCCGTAATCGTCGTTGCCGCGGCTGGCGAAGCGGGCGTACAGCGCGCTGGCGGTGACCGGTGCCGGCACGCCGAGCTCGACCGATTCGAGCACCGTCCAGCGGCCTTCGCCCGAGTCGGTCACGTAGGGCTGCAGGCCGTCGAGCTTGCTGTCTTCCTTCAGCGAAGCGGCGGTCAGGTCGAGCAGCCACGAACGCACGACCGAGCCGTGACGCCAGGTTTCGGCGATCTCGGCGACGTCGAGGCCGAATTCCTTCTTGGCCTCGAGCAGCGCAAAGCCTTCGGCGAACGCCTGCATCATCCCGTACTCGATGCCGTTGTGGACCATCTTGGTGTAGTGGCCCGAACCGGCGGGGCCGCAGTGGATCCAGCCCAGGTCCGGGCCCGGTGCCAGCAGCTTGATGAACGGTTCGACCTGCGCGACGGCTTCCTTGTCGCCACCGAGCATGATCGTGTAGCCGTTGGCGAGGCCCCAGACGCCGCCCGAGACGCCGGCGTCGACGAACTTGAAGCCGGCGGCGTTCAGTTCGGCGGCGTGGCGCTGGCTGTCCTTGTACATCGCGTTGGCGCCGTCGACGATCAGGTCGCCGGCGGCGAGCAGGCCCTTGAGCCGGGTGAACATCGATTCGCTGATTTCGCCCGACGGCAGCATCATCCAGACGACGCGCGGCGCCGGCAGCTCGGCGACCAGTGCCTCGACCGATTCGAAGGTGAGGATATTGGTGTTCTCGGCCGACAGCTGGGCGCGCGTTTCGGCGCTGACGTCGAAGCCGTACACGGTGGCGCCGCTGCGGGCGAGACGGCGGGCCATGTTGCCGCCCATTTTGCCGAGGCCGATGAGTCCGATGTTCATGCGAGTATCCTTTTTCTGATGCGGAGCGAGGCAGAGCGATGTGCCGGGCTCGCGGGGGCAGGGCACCGTTTGGGTGCCGCATCACGGTAGCGGGGTGCCGCTCAAACGCATAGTTTGGCACCGGGTACCACAGTCACTGTATCGGGAATTATCGCATCGGGGATGGCCCGTAGTGGCAAACACTTCGCTACGCCGCGGCGCAACACCGCGGCAAAGCTTGATCTGGATTAAGTCGCGCCGGCGGCCGCAAGGCTATGTTCTTGCCCCAAACGCGAGGAGAGTCCATGCCCAAGCCGCAGCTCGTCTGTCCCGCCGGCAGCCTGCCGGCGCTGAAGGCCGCGATCGACCACGGTGCCGATACCGTCTATCTCGGCTTCAAGAATGCCACCAACGCGCGCAACTTCGCCGGGTTGAACTTCGGCGACGCGCAGATCCGCGACGGCGTCGCCTACGCGCATGCGCGCGGCCGCGAGGTGCTGGTTGCGATCAATACCTACGCGCAGGCCGGTCGGCTGAGCGAGTGGCACCGGGCGATCGACCAGGCCGCCGAGTTCGGCGTTGACGCGGTGATCCTCGCCGACCTCGGCCTGCTGGCGTACGCGCACCGCACCCATCCGCAGCTGCGCCTGCACCTGTCGGTGCAGGGCTCGGCGACCAATGCCGACGCGATCAATCTGGCGCACGAGTGCTTCGGCGTGCGCCGCGCCGTGCTGCCGCGGGTGCTGACCCTGCCACAGGTCGAGGCGGTGATCGGCAAGACGCCGGTCGAGATCGAGGTCTTCGGTTTCGGCAGCCTGTGCGTGATGGCTGAAGGGCGTTGCATCCTCAGCAGCTACGCGACCGGCCAGTCGCCGAACACCCACGGCGTGTGCTCGCCGGCCGGCTTCGTGCGCTGGGAGCCGCAGGGCAAGGCCATGGACGCGCGGCTCGCCGGCATCCTGATCGACCGCTACGAAGAGGGCGAGCCGGCCGGCTATCCGACGCTGTGCAAGGGCCGCTTCGACGTCGAGGGCGACACCTATTACGCGCTCGAGGAGCCGACCAGCCTGAACACGCTGGCGGTACTGCCCGAGCTGATCCGCATCGGCGTCGCGGCGATCAAGGTCGAAGGCCGCCAGCGCAGCCCGGCCTACGTGACCGCGGTGACCAAGACCTTGCGCGCGGCGATCGACGCCGCCGGCGACGCGCGCTACAGCGTCAAGCCGGCGTGGCTCGACGCGCTGGCGCCCTTGTCCGAAGGCCACCAGCAGACGCTGGGCGCCTACAACCGGCCGTGGCGTTGATGGAGGAAAAACGCATGCAACTCACCCTTGGCCCCCTGCTGTACTACTGGCCGCGCCAGACCGTGCTCGATTTCTATGCCGAAGCCGCGGGCTGGCCGGTCGATACCGTCTACCTCGGCGAGGTCGTCTGCGCGCGCCGGCACGAACTCAAGCTCGCCGACTGGCTGGCGCTGGCCGCCGACCTGTCCGCCGCCGGCAAGCAGGTCGTGCTCAGCTCGCAGGCGCTGCTCGAGTCGTCGGGCGACTTGATCGGGCTGAAGAAGCTGATCGGATCGGGCTTCGCGATCGAAGCCAACGACCTCGGCGCGGTGAAGCTGGCGCGTGACGCCGGCCGGCCCTTCGTTGCCGGTCCGCACCTGAACATCTACAACGGCCCGGCGCTCGACTGGTTCGCCGCCGCCGGCGCGACGCGCTGGCTGCCGCCGCTCGAAGCCAGCCGCGAGACGGTGGCGGCGGTGCTCGCCGAAAAGACCGTGCCGATCGAGACCGAGCTCTTCGCCCACGGCCGCCTGCCGCTGGCGTTCTCGGCGCGCTGCTTTACCGCAAGGCACTACGACCTGAACAAGGACGCGTGCGAGTTCAAGTGCATCGACCACCCCGACGGACTGACGATGACGACGCGCGAGGGCCAGGACTTCCTCTGCATCAACGGCATCCAGACGATGTCGGCGGCCTGCCATTCGCTGTGGCACGACCTCGGCGACCTCGCCGGCGTCGATGCGCTGCGCATCAGCCCGCAGCAGCACCATACCGGCGAGATCGTCGCCGCCTACGCCGCGCGGCTGGCCGGCGACGCGGTGAACGCCGAGCCGGCGCGCTGGAACCCGGAGGGCTGGGTCGACGGCTACTGGCGCGGCGAAGCCGGCATCCATCCGATACAGGAGCACCGACCATGACATTCACCGGCATGCTGTTTCCGCTGCTGCGCCGCCTGCCCGAAGCGCCACCGGGGCAGGCGCTGGCACTGGCGCTGAACCTGGTCCGCCAGCGGCTGTGGCCCGACGAGGACTTCGGCTGGCTGCAGGCGCGGCGCATCCGCTTCGAGGTCGCCGACCTCGGCCGCGGCGTCACCGTCGGCTTTGCGGGCGGCCGCTTCCGCGGCGAGGCGCCGCCGGCCGACGTGACCTTTGCCGCGTCGTTTGCCGACTACTGGGCGATCGCTCGGCGCGATGCCGATCCGGACACGCTGTTCTTCCAGCGCCGGCTGACGATTTCCGGCGACACCGAACTCGGCCTGCAGCTGAAGAACCTGCTCGATGCGACCGACTGGGCGCCGCTGCTCGCGCTGCTGCCGGCCCCGCTGCGGCCGGCTGCGGTGTGACGGTTGTCATGCATGCGCCGGCGGCCGGATGAGGCTTTTTCTCTCGGTTTGACCGGAGATTCCGTCTGAATGTTGGCTTTTGTCCGTGCTTTTGCTGGGTACAAGGCGGTTCCGGGATGCCGACGCGGCCGGCAACAAGATCGGCGACAGTGCCGGCAATTGCCGCGCTGGACGTACTCGCTGTCGCAGAAGACCAGCGCCTACGCCGACCTGCACTACACGATGAACGGGAAGAACGGCGCGGTCGGCGCCGACGGCCCGGGCAACCCGGCGTACACCAACGACGCCGATACCTACCGCGTGCTGTTCGGCACCTATACCGACTTCTGATCCGGATTCCGGGCGTGAAAAAGGGGCGACCACGGTCGCCCCTTTTCTTGATCGGGCCGGCGGCTTATTTCTTCGCCTTGGCTGCCGGCTTGGCCTTGTCCTTGGCGATCAGCTCGTCGATCACCTTGGTGATCGTGCCGTCTTCGCGGTTGATCATTCCCGGGCTGGTCACGTACTTGCCGTTGACGACGAAGGTCGGCACGCCGTCGATCTTGTAGGTATTGGTCAGATCGGCGAGCTTGCCCAGCGCGGCATTGGTCGAGAAGCCGGTGTAGATCGCCTTGAACTTGGCGACGTCGATACCCTGCTTCTGGATCCACGGATACAGGCTGGACTCGCGGCGCAGCTCGATGCCGTCGCGCTGTACCGCGTCGAACACCGCCTGCTGCAGCTTGGCTTCGAGGCCCATCTGCTGCAGCGTCGCGAACAGCTTGGCGTGGCCTTCCATGTCGCTGCGGCCCGGCCACATCACGTGGACACGGCGGAAGTTGACGTCCTTGGGCAGTTTGGCCGCCCAGCTCTCGACATACGGTTCGACCTTGTAGCAGTGCGGGCAGCCGTACCAGAAGAATTCGATCACCTCGGCCTTGCCGGCCTGCGCGACCGGTTGCGGCGTCGCAAGGCGCTTGTAGTCGGTGCCTTCGCGCACTTCGGCGTGGGCGAAGGTGGCGGCGACGAGGGCGAAACCCAGGCCCATCATCCAGCGTTTGATCATTGGTGCTCTCTCCTGATTAGGGTGGTGGGTCTGAGTCGCCTGACCGCGCTCAGTTCCCCTTGACGACGGTACTGTCGATGCCGCTGCCCTTGAGCTGGGCGCGCGCCTTGTCGAGATCGGCCAGGCTGGTGAACGGGCCGACGCGGACACGGTGCCACAGCCCCTTGTCCGGCGTGCTGCTCGACTGGATCGTCGCCTCGACGCCGACCAGCGCGAGCTTGGCCTTGAGGTTGTCGGCTTCCTGCTCGTTCTGGAACGCGCCGACCTGCAGGTAGGCGCCCCTGGGCGCCTCGACCTTGGCCGGCGGGCTCGACTCGGGCTTCTTCGCCGGTGCCACCGGCTTGGCCTCGGTCGTCGTGCCGTCGTTCTTGTTCAGCTCGGGCAGTACCTTGTAGAAGTCGAAACGCTCCGCTCCGCTGGCTTCGGGCGTGCCGGCCGGCTTGGCCGCGTCCGGCAGCGCCGGTGCGCTCGAGTCCTTGCCGCCCGGGTGCAGCACTTCGGGCTGCTTGATCGTCGGCTGCGGCGCCGAGCCGATCGCGTCGGGCGGGGTGTCGGCCTTCTTGGTGAACGGGCTGTCGCTGCGGTTGAGGAACAGCGCGACGCCGACCGCGACGGCGACGCCGCCGAGCAGGCCGACGACGAGGCCGGTGACGAGCGATCCGCCGCCACTACTGCGATTGCTGCTTGCCCGCGATTTCTTCATGTCTCTGGCCATACTGGCGATTTCTCCTTGCGGGTGGACTGCGCCACCCTGCCTCGCATTATCGGGCAAAGTTGAGCCGGACGATTATACGGGCCATCCCCGCTGTTGCACGGGGCGACGCGGGGCAAATGGTGAATTCTGCCAGTTGTCAACGAGAACGGTTCTCGATCGTTTTCATCGGCGTAGACTGTCGTTGTTTTTTTGATCAATAAGGGAACTTTCCATGAAGCGCTTGATCCTCGCCGCCGCCATGGCACTGCCGCTGTCCGTTTTCGCCGCCGAATACCCGATCGGCAAGCCGGCGATCAAGGCCGGAATGGAAATCGGTGCCGTCTATCTGCAGCCGGTGAAGATGGACCCGCCGGGCATGATGCGCGACGCGGCCAAGTCGGACGTCCACCTCGAAGCCGACATCCACGCGGTCAAGGACAACCCGAACGGCTTTGCCGAAGGCGAATGGATGCCCTATCTGCTGGTCAAGTACGAGATCCAGAAGGTCGGCAGCAAGAACGTGATCAAGGGCGACTTCATGGCCATGGTCGCCAGCGACGGCCCGCATTACGGCGACAACGTCAAGCTCGAAGGCCCGGGCAAGTACAAGCTCAAGTACACGGTCCTGCCGCCGTCGGAAAACCCGATGGCGCACTTCGGCCGCCACGTCGACAAGGAAACCGGCGTCGGCCCGTGGTTCAAGCCGTTCGAGCTGAACTACGAGTTTACCTACGCCGGTACTGGCAAGAAGGGCGGGTATTGATTGCCACTCACAAAACCCTGCTGACTGCGTTGCACGCGCTTGCCGTACTTTGCGTACTGTCTGCGCGCGTGCGCCTTGTCAGCACCGTTTTGTGAGCGGCCGAGCCGTTGGGCCGCGCCATTGATGCATCCCGTTCCGGGGTCGGGCTGCTCGTTGGCCGGCTCCGGGCGCGGAGCGATTCGGCTCCGGCATGGCAAGCGGATCGCCCCGGAACGCGGCCGCGATACCGACAGGTTGGAATGAAAATGACGATGCATAAATTCTGGGTGGTCCTGGCTGCGGCGGTGCTGGCGGCCGGCGCGCATGCCGAAGACCTGCCGACGTTCAGGGTGACGATCAAGGACGGGGCGATCTCGCCGACGCGCTTCGAGGCGCCGGCCGGCAAGCGTTTCAAGATCGAGATCACCAATGCCGGCAAGTCGCCGGCCGAGTTCGAGAGCATCCAGCTGCGCAAGGAAAAGGTGCTCGGCCCCGGCGTGACGTCGTTCGTCGTCGTCAATGCCACCAGCCCCGGCGAGTACGTGTACTTCGACGACTTCCACCCGCAGGCGCGCGGCACCGTCGTCGTCAAATAGCCGCGCCGGGGGCGGCTGTCGCCCGCACGGTCGCGACCGGGCTGCCCGCGGGACGTTTCGCACTGCCGGGACCGCTGCACCGGATTTGCACCCGGGCCGCCCGGTGTTTTGAAGCCGCCGGCTGCGCCTGTTGCTGCAGCCGCGGCGCCGAAGGAATCTATATATGGATCAGGTCCTGTTCATCGTCTGGCGTGAAAGCGTCGAGGCGCTGCTTGTCGTCGGCATTCTCTACGCCTGGCTCAAGGCCAGCCCGGCCGCCGGCCGGCGCGGCGTGCGCTATCTCTGGGGCGGCGTCGCCGCCGGACTGGCGCTGTCGGGCCTCTTGGCGCTCGGCATCCTCGGCATTTCGCAGTTCCTCTCCGACGACGGCCAGGAGTACTTCCAGGCCGGCATGGCGCTGGTCGCCGCGGCGCTGATCGTGCAGATGGTCTACTGGATGAAGAAGCACGGCCGCACGCTCAAGCGCGAGCTCGAATCCGGGATGAGCGAGCGCGTGCAGCAGCAGAACTGGTGGGGGCTGCTGGTGCTGGTGATGATCGCCGTCGGCCGCGAAGGCAGCGAAACGGTGGTCTTCCTCTACGGCACCGTCGCTGGCGCCGACCACAGCCGGATGCTCGGCTACGCCGGTGCCGGTCTGGCCGGGCTCTTGCTGGCGTTCGCGACCTTCTGGCTGCTGCAGCTCGGCGGCAAAATCTTCAACTGGCGGCGCTTCTTCCAGTTCACCGAAATCCTCTTGCTGCTGCTCGCCGGTGCCTTGCTGGTCAGCGGGCTCGAGCGGCTGGTGTCGATCGGCGCCTTGCCGGGGCTGGTCGATCCGCTCTGGGACAGCTCGGGCCTGCTCGACGACTCGGCCGGCATCGGCAAGCTGCTCGCCGATTTTGCCGGCTACCGCTCGCACCCGGCGCTGCTGGTGCTGGGGCTGTGGCTGGCGTACTGGATCGCCGCGGTCGGCGTCCTGCGCCGCGTCGGCCGCAAGGCATGAGCGCGATCTCGCCCGCCCGCTTCGGCGACTTCCTGCGCGATCACAAGGGCATGCTGCGGGCGCTGCAGTGGGGCGTCGTCGCCGTCTATGCCTTGCTGATCGTCGTACCGGTGTTCCTGCCGCTGCCCGACGAGACCGCGCACGTGTTCAACAACCTGACCGTGGCCGCGCAGTTCGCCTTCTGGGGGATCTGGTGGCCCTTCGTGCTGGTGTCGATGCCGCTGATGGGCCGCGCGTGGTGCGGCTGGTTCTGCCCCGAGGGCATGCTGTCCGAATGGATGAGCGAGCGCGGCCGCAACCGGCCGATTCCGAAATGGATACGCTGGGGCGGCTGGCCCTTCGTCGCCTTCGCCTGTACCACCATCTACGGCCAGCTCGTCAGCGTCTACCAGTACCCGCTGGCGGTGCTGCTGGTGCTCGGCGGTTCGACCGTCGCGGCGATCGGCGTCGGCTTCTGGTACGGTCGCAGCAAGCGCATCTGGTGCCGCTACCTGTGCCCGGTCAACGGCGTGTTCCAGCTGCTGTCCAAGCTGGCGCCGTGGCATTACAGGGTCGACGAGCAGAAGTGGCGCGACTACAGCAAGCCTGCGTCGCGAGCAGCCGCGAGTGCAAGGCGCCCCGGAGCGAGCATCGAGATAGTGCCTATTGCACAGCGAGATGCGAGCGAGGAGGCAACGCAGCGGCGCGCAGCGACGGTCAACTGCGCGCCGCTGGTGCCGCTGCGGCACATGCAGGGCGCGGCCGATTGCCACATGTGCGGCCGCTGCTCGGGCCACCGCGACGCGATCGCGCTGACACCGCGTTCGCCCGAGGCGGAGATCGTCGACGTCGCCCACGGCGACGCCTGGCAGACCGCCTTGCTGGTGTTCGGCATGATGGGCATCGCGCTCGGCGCCTTCCTGTG
This window of the Jeongeupia sp. USM3 genome carries:
- a CDS encoding SPOR domain-containing protein; amino-acid sequence: MARDMKKSRASSNRSSGGGSLVTGLVVGLLGGVAVAVGVALFLNRSDSPFTKKADTPPDAIGSAPQPTIKQPEVLHPGGKDSSAPALPDAAKPAGTPEASGAERFDFYKVLPELNKNDGTTTEAKPVAPAKKPESSPPAKVEAPRGAYLQVGAFQNEQEADNLKAKLALVGVEATIQSSSTPDKGLWHRVRVGPFTSLADLDKARAQLKGSGIDSTVVKGN
- a CDS encoding U32 family peptidase — its product is MQLTLGPLLYYWPRQTVLDFYAEAAGWPVDTVYLGEVVCARRHELKLADWLALAADLSAAGKQVVLSSQALLESSGDLIGLKKLIGSGFAIEANDLGAVKLARDAGRPFVAGPHLNIYNGPALDWFAAAGATRWLPPLEASRETVAAVLAEKTVPIETELFAHGRLPLAFSARCFTARHYDLNKDACEFKCIDHPDGLTMTTREGQDFLCINGIQTMSAACHSLWHDLGDLAGVDALRISPQQHHTGEIVAAYAARLAGDAVNAEPARWNPEGWVDGYWRGEAGIHPIQEHRP
- a CDS encoding FTR1 family protein — its product is MDQVLFIVWRESVEALLVVGILYAWLKASPAAGRRGVRYLWGGVAAGLALSGLLALGILGISQFLSDDGQEYFQAGMALVAAALIVQMVYWMKKHGRTLKRELESGMSERVQQQNWWGLLVLVMIAVGREGSETVVFLYGTVAGADHSRMLGYAGAGLAGLLLAFATFWLLQLGGKIFNWRRFFQFTEILLLLLAGALLVSGLERLVSIGALPGLVDPLWDSSGLLDDSAGIGKLLADFAGYRSHPALLVLGLWLAYWIAAVGVLRRVGRKA
- a CDS encoding 4Fe-4S binding protein, encoding MSAISPARFGDFLRDHKGMLRALQWGVVAVYALLIVVPVFLPLPDETAHVFNNLTVAAQFAFWGIWWPFVLVSMPLMGRAWCGWFCPEGMLSEWMSERGRNRPIPKWIRWGGWPFVAFACTTIYGQLVSVYQYPLAVLLVLGGSTVAAIGVGFWYGRSKRIWCRYLCPVNGVFQLLSKLAPWHYRVDEQKWRDYSKPASRAAASARRPGASIEIVPIAQRDASEEATQRRAATVNCAPLVPLRHMQGAADCHMCGRCSGHRDAIALTPRSPEAEIVDVAHGDAWQTALLVFGMMGIALGAFLWSASPWLVAAKQWAAEWLIDRDIYWPLNDTAPWWLLTHYPEVNDSFSWLDGAAILGFIAATAIVVGGLLYLALQIADRLLPQRNKDSVHRLAQALIPTAGCGVFLGLSATTVTLLRHEGMATWWVSDARFALLALGLAWTLRLAWRVAGRRGASVPARLPALAVYAAGLVPFAYAWWLFFAGW
- a CDS encoding iron transporter produces the protein MKRLILAAAMALPLSVFAAEYPIGKPAIKAGMEIGAVYLQPVKMDPPGMMRDAAKSDVHLEADIHAVKDNPNGFAEGEWMPYLLVKYEIQKVGSKNVIKGDFMAMVASDGPHYGDNVKLEGPGKYKLKYTVLPPSENPMAHFGRHVDKETGVGPWFKPFELNYEFTYAGTGKKGGY
- a CDS encoding peptidase U32 family protein, which gives rise to MPKPQLVCPAGSLPALKAAIDHGADTVYLGFKNATNARNFAGLNFGDAQIRDGVAYAHARGREVLVAINTYAQAGRLSEWHRAIDQAAEFGVDAVILADLGLLAYAHRTHPQLRLHLSVQGSATNADAINLAHECFGVRRAVLPRVLTLPQVEAVIGKTPVEIEVFGFGSLCVMAEGRCILSSYATGQSPNTHGVCSPAGFVRWEPQGKAMDARLAGILIDRYEEGEPAGYPTLCKGRFDVEGDTYYALEEPTSLNTLAVLPELIRIGVAAIKVEGRQRSPAYVTAVTKTLRAAIDAAGDARYSVKPAWLDALAPLSEGHQQTLGAYNRPWR
- the gnd gene encoding phosphogluconate dehydrogenase (NAD(+)-dependent, decarboxylating) translates to MNIGLIGLGKMGGNMARRLARSGATVYGFDVSAETRAQLSAENTNILTFESVEALVAELPAPRVVWMMLPSGEISESMFTRLKGLLAAGDLIVDGANAMYKDSQRHAAELNAAGFKFVDAGVSGGVWGLANGYTIMLGGDKEAVAQVEPFIKLLAPGPDLGWIHCGPAGSGHYTKMVHNGIEYGMMQAFAEGFALLEAKKEFGLDVAEIAETWRHGSVVRSWLLDLTAASLKEDSKLDGLQPYVTDSGEGRWTVLESVELGVPAPVTASALYARFASRGNDDYGMKLLQLMRNAFGGHAIAKK
- a CDS encoding cupredoxin domain-containing protein; protein product: MTMHKFWVVLAAAVLAAGAHAEDLPTFRVTIKDGAISPTRFEAPAGKRFKIEITNAGKSPAEFESIQLRKEKVLGPGVTSFVVVNATSPGEYVYFDDFHPQARGTVVVK
- a CDS encoding SCP2 domain-containing protein encodes the protein MTFTGMLFPLLRRLPEAPPGQALALALNLVRQRLWPDEDFGWLQARRIRFEVADLGRGVTVGFAGGRFRGEAPPADVTFAASFADYWAIARRDADPDTLFFQRRLTISGDTELGLQLKNLLDATDWAPLLALLPAPLRPAAV
- a CDS encoding thiol:disulfide interchange protein DsbA/DsbL, whose amino-acid sequence is MIKRWMMGLGFALVAATFAHAEVREGTDYKRLATPQPVAQAGKAEVIEFFWYGCPHCYKVEPYVESWAAKLPKDVNFRRVHVMWPGRSDMEGHAKLFATLQQMGLEAKLQQAVFDAVQRDGIELRRESSLYPWIQKQGIDVAKFKAIYTGFSTNAALGKLADLTNTYKIDGVPTFVVNGKYVTSPGMINREDGTITKVIDELIAKDKAKPAAKAKK